From the Hymenobacter yonginensis genome, one window contains:
- a CDS encoding RNA polymerase sigma factor, translated as MYTLPLPAASGVVPPAPGAAVSPDDELVAQLQQGSEAAFRTLVERYQNRIYRTVLALLQSAEEAEDVAQEVFVEVYQTIGRFRGEAALSTWLYRLATSRAFKHRQRARARKRFAYFTSLLGFDNQVLHEPPDHAHPQAQLEGQQQLALLLAHIARLPGQQQVAFTLRHEQELSYEEIAAVLDTTVPAVESLLFRARKTLRIHLSLRHD; from the coding sequence GTGTATACCCTTCCGCTGCCTGCTGCTTCCGGCGTTGTGCCGCCCGCGCCCGGCGCTGCCGTCTCGCCCGATGACGAGTTGGTAGCACAGCTGCAGCAGGGCAGCGAGGCGGCGTTCCGGACGCTGGTGGAACGCTACCAGAACCGCATCTACCGCACGGTGCTGGCGCTGCTGCAGTCGGCGGAAGAGGCCGAGGACGTGGCGCAGGAGGTGTTTGTGGAGGTGTACCAGACCATCGGGCGGTTTCGGGGCGAGGCGGCGCTGAGCACCTGGCTGTACCGGCTGGCTACTTCGCGGGCGTTCAAGCACCGGCAGCGGGCCCGCGCCCGGAAGCGCTTCGCCTACTTCACCAGTCTGCTGGGTTTCGACAACCAGGTGCTGCACGAGCCGCCCGACCATGCGCACCCGCAGGCCCAACTGGAAGGCCAGCAGCAGCTGGCGTTGCTGTTGGCGCACATTGCCCGGCTGCCCGGCCAGCAGCAGGTGGCCTTCACGCTGCGCCACGAGCAGGAGTTGAGCTACGAGGAAATAGCGGCGGTGCTCGACACCACCGTGCCGGCCGTGGAATCCCTGCTGTTCCGGGCCCGCAAAACCCTTCGTATCCATCTTTCTCTGCGCCATGACTGA
- the lgt gene encoding prolipoprotein diacylglyceryl transferase: MLSFLSYITWTADPILAHIGPLTLRWYGLLFMSGFVFGTFILSHIYKSERVSPRWVDVITIYMLVGTILGARLGHVLFYDPAYYLTSEHFLEIFKIWEGGLASHGATLGILLATYLFARNNKFDYLWVLDRIVIVVALGGCMIRLGNLMNSEIIGRVTDVPWAFKFARYNEIHGGNSNIPFELRHPTQIYEALFCIVLLVLLYFMWNRTKERTPRGQLFGLFVVLLFSFRVLVEFLKENQEAFEDRLPLNMGQLLSLPLILVGLWVLLRAGKDPKNPYGYAPRDLETDATPDPKALKV; encoded by the coding sequence ATGCTTTCCTTTCTCTCCTACATCACTTGGACCGCCGACCCGATTCTGGCGCACATCGGCCCGCTCACGCTGCGTTGGTACGGGCTGCTGTTCATGTCGGGCTTCGTGTTCGGCACGTTCATTTTGTCGCACATCTACAAATCCGAGCGGGTGTCGCCGCGCTGGGTGGATGTCATCACCATCTACATGCTGGTGGGCACCATTCTGGGGGCGCGGCTGGGCCACGTGCTGTTCTATGACCCTGCTTATTACCTCACCAGCGAGCATTTTCTGGAGATTTTCAAGATCTGGGAAGGTGGCCTGGCCAGCCATGGCGCCACGCTGGGCATCCTGCTGGCCACCTACCTGTTTGCCCGTAACAACAAGTTCGACTACCTCTGGGTGCTCGACCGGATTGTGATTGTGGTGGCGCTGGGTGGCTGCATGATCCGCCTCGGCAACCTGATGAACTCGGAAATCATCGGCCGCGTCACGGACGTGCCGTGGGCGTTCAAGTTTGCGCGCTACAACGAAATCCACGGCGGCAACAGCAACATTCCGTTTGAGCTGCGCCACCCCACCCAGATCTACGAGGCGCTGTTCTGCATCGTGCTGCTGGTACTGCTCTACTTCATGTGGAACCGCACCAAGGAGCGCACGCCGCGCGGGCAGCTGTTTGGTCTGTTTGTGGTGCTGCTGTTCTCGTTCCGGGTGCTGGTGGAGTTCCTGAAGGAAAACCAGGAAGCCTTCGAAGACCGGCTGCCGCTGAACATGGGCCAGCTGCTGAGCTTGCCCCTGATTCTGGTGGGGCTGTGGGTGTTGCTGCGTGCCGGCAAAGACCCCAAAAACCCCTACGGCTACGCCCCGCGTGACCTGGAAACCGACGCAACCCCCGATCCGAAGGCCCTCAAAGTATAG